The Poseidonibacter antarcticus genome includes a region encoding these proteins:
- a CDS encoding AAA family ATPase, with translation MKILKVKSLNINSLKGEFEIDFREFLNDNSLFAITGPTGAGKSTILDVITCALYGKTPRLTNPPNDLMSRHTGECLCEVEFEIKGIIYRSSWSQKRARKNANGKFQTAKMELSNVGTSKVIKSSLRDVPKYIEELSGLDFDRFIQSMMLAQGSFDAFLKAKEADRSSLLEKITGTQIYAKISKEIYDTYSVSKNEIDSDKKILDSTQLLEKEEVEQKTKDLEEKKELKKQYDKKEKELNDSKIYLETLAKLESDNIKYTQLFEDISKEKEDKKEEYQKLDLANKALNIESLYTRQNTLESDIQKDKQRLVKLKDELEQVEEKLILTTTQYSISQIQTSKAKVTHDEQTKKIKEVRTLQTQIKEKQKSCEVLSSYIQSKEQEQGKIQKELESIHSEYTSINKKEEELRAYIQTNSKDEKLIELLPLINKSIEQYSLYTNTLNEIYQTKEKALNEQKEQKSIVEVLNKQTKELKAIYENINKEYIQIESNFTNDNIQEDALREEIKAKEALESIYKEYCENKKTITKQNDIKKQYIKDQSLITKNIQTKQSLVNELKVHIQTLRQMRDKELLIKSYEEDRKRLKQGEECYLCGSTTHPYINNIENHTTVDTDKTTNQIEQKEQEQTKEENELKKQNDSLILLNSKLENTKQEIEKLEENQKSLYTRIEKEHIDIVNENEENTKQNIQEELNSLNTKLSNIKQRREKKEKLLKQKDEANNKYSKSYTEFDQKEKELTKIQNDITQLEKDEQKYTKDLETIETELKEQYKQYNIEFNNKTYKENYEVLNNKKETYISKQKQNKECELEKNQKALQIKELETKLTDIKTTVKTQKETEAKYEEFIKEQKEKSTSILNIADIDIYEIELNTNYQNIQEKEKNLKNELTKLQTTQEQQEQQKNQLQTNITSNEDISKQLKEKLEIELQANDFENIEEFKKAILEKEQREELALLCKKIDETYNNYKTLKQDTQDKLKEHKEKEEKNQESKEKKKTIDEVVQELQELQSKIDELQENIGALSQTLKRNEEDSQKHKEKIQELEEKKEKFKVWVKLNEMIGSADGNKFAKFAQGITLDQLINLANQHLNLLSSRYELQRSREPKQILEIDVCDSFQGNTIRPVSTLSGGESFIVSLSLALGLSSLASQKIAIDSLFLDEGFGTLDEDSLELALNALNLLQSSGKMVGVISHVQALKERIPLQIKVEPRGDGTSFVEMN, from the coding sequence ATGAAAATATTAAAAGTAAAATCATTAAATATAAACTCATTAAAAGGTGAGTTTGAAATAGACTTTAGAGAATTTTTAAACGATAATTCACTCTTTGCAATCACAGGACCAACGGGTGCTGGTAAAAGTACAATACTTGATGTTATTACTTGTGCATTGTATGGAAAAACACCAAGACTTACAAATCCACCAAATGATTTAATGTCAAGACATACAGGTGAATGCCTTTGTGAAGTAGAGTTTGAAATCAAAGGAATTATATATCGTTCTTCTTGGAGCCAAAAAAGAGCTAGAAAAAATGCAAATGGTAAGTTTCAAACAGCAAAAATGGAATTATCAAATGTAGGCACTTCAAAAGTTATAAAATCAAGTTTAAGAGATGTACCAAAATACATTGAAGAGTTATCAGGTTTAGACTTTGACAGGTTTATACAATCTATGATGTTAGCCCAAGGAAGCTTTGATGCGTTTTTAAAAGCAAAAGAAGCAGATAGGTCAAGCTTACTAGAAAAAATCACTGGAACACAAATCTATGCAAAAATATCAAAAGAGATATATGATACATACTCAGTATCAAAAAATGAAATAGATTCAGATAAAAAGATACTAGACTCAACACAACTCCTAGAAAAAGAAGAAGTTGAGCAAAAAACAAAAGACCTAGAAGAAAAGAAAGAGCTAAAGAAACAATACGATAAAAAAGAAAAAGAACTAAACGATAGTAAAATATACTTAGAAACACTAGCCAAACTAGAATCAGACAATATAAAATATACACAACTTTTTGAAGATATATCAAAAGAAAAAGAAGATAAAAAAGAAGAATACCAAAAATTAGACCTAGCAAACAAAGCTTTAAATATAGAATCCCTATATACAAGACAAAACACATTAGAATCTGATATACAAAAAGACAAACAAAGACTAGTTAAATTAAAAGATGAACTAGAGCAAGTAGAAGAAAAACTAATATTAACTACTACACAATACAGTATAAGCCAAATACAAACAAGTAAAGCCAAAGTTACACACGATGAGCAAACAAAAAAGATAAAAGAAGTTAGAACACTACAAACACAAATAAAAGAGAAGCAAAAAAGCTGCGAAGTCTTAAGTAGCTATATACAAAGTAAAGAACAAGAACAAGGGAAGATTCAAAAAGAGTTAGAATCTATACATAGTGAGTATACAAGTATAAACAAAAAAGAAGAAGAGCTAAGGGCGTATATACAAACAAATAGCAAAGATGAAAAGCTAATAGAGTTATTGCCCCTAATAAACAAAAGCATAGAGCAGTATAGCTTATATACAAATACACTAAATGAAATATACCAAACAAAAGAAAAAGCTCTAAATGAGCAAAAAGAGCAAAAAAGCATAGTTGAGGTATTAAATAAGCAAACAAAAGAGCTAAAAGCTATATATGAGAATATAAACAAAGAGTATATACAAATAGAATCAAACTTTACAAATGACAATATACAAGAAGATGCTTTACGAGAAGAGATAAAAGCAAAAGAGGCATTAGAAAGTATATACAAAGAGTATTGTGAAAATAAAAAGACAATAACAAAGCAAAATGATATAAAAAAACAGTATATAAAAGATCAAAGCCTAATAACAAAGAATATACAAACAAAACAATCTTTAGTAAATGAGCTAAAAGTACATATACAAACACTAAGACAAATGAGAGATAAAGAACTTCTAATCAAAAGCTATGAAGAAGATAGAAAAAGACTAAAGCAGGGCGAGGAATGTTATCTATGTGGTTCAACAACTCATCCTTATATAAATAATATAGAAAATCACACTACAGTAGATACAGATAAAACAACAAATCAAATAGAGCAAAAAGAACAAGAACAAACAAAAGAAGAAAATGAACTAAAAAAACAAAATGATAGTCTAATCCTTCTAAATTCAAAACTAGAAAACACAAAGCAAGAAATAGAAAAACTAGAAGAGAATCAAAAATCACTATATACAAGAATAGAAAAAGAGCATATAGACATTGTAAATGAAAATGAAGAGAATACAAAGCAAAATATACAAGAAGAACTAAATAGTTTAAATACAAAACTATCTAATATCAAACAAAGAAGAGAAAAAAAAGAAAAACTACTAAAACAAAAAGATGAAGCAAATAATAAATATAGCAAATCATATACAGAATTTGACCAAAAAGAAAAAGAACTAACAAAAATTCAAAATGATATAACACAGTTAGAAAAAGATGAACAAAAATATACAAAAGACCTAGAAACAATAGAGACAGAACTAAAAGAACAATATAAACAATACAATATAGAGTTTAATAATAAAACATATAAAGAAAACTATGAAGTACTAAACAATAAAAAAGAGACATATATCTCAAAACAAAAACAAAACAAAGAGTGTGAGCTAGAAAAGAATCAAAAAGCCCTACAAATAAAAGAACTAGAAACAAAACTAACAGATATAAAAACTACAGTAAAAACACAAAAAGAAACTGAAGCTAAATATGAAGAGTTCATAAAAGAGCAAAAAGAAAAAAGTACAAGTATTTTAAATATAGCAGATATAGACATATATGAAATAGAACTTAATACAAATTATCAAAATATACAAGAAAAAGAAAAAAACCTAAAAAATGAGTTAACAAAACTTCAAACAACACAAGAACAACAAGAACAACAAAAAAACCAACTTCAAACAAATATAACATCAAATGAAGACATATCTAAGCAATTAAAAGAAAAATTAGAAATAGAACTACAAGCAAATGACTTTGAAAATATTGAAGAGTTTAAAAAAGCAATCTTAGAAAAAGAGCAAAGAGAAGAATTAGCTCTGTTATGTAAAAAAATAGATGAAACATACAATAACTATAAAACACTAAAACAAGACACACAAGATAAACTAAAAGAACACAAAGAAAAAGAAGAAAAAAATCAAGAATCAAAAGAAAAGAAAAAAACTATAGATGAGGTAGTCCAAGAACTTCAAGAATTACAATCAAAAATAGATGAACTCCAAGAAAATATAGGAGCATTAAGCCAAACACTAAAAAGAAACGAAGAAGACAGCCAAAAACACAAAGAAAAAATACAAGAACTAGAAGAAAAAAAAGAAAAGTTTAAAGTATGGGTAAAACTAAATGAAATGATAGGATCAGCGGATGGAAATAAATTCGCCAAATTTGCCCAAGGAATTACACTAGACCAATTAATAAATCTAGCAAACCAACACTTGAATTTATTATCAAGCAGATACGAACTACAAAGAAGTCGTGAACCAAAACAAATCCTAGAAATAGATGTATGTGATAGTTTTCAAGGAAATACAATAAGACCAGTAAGCACACTATCAGGAGGAGAAAGCTTCATAGTAAGCCTTTCACTAGCCTTAGGACTTTCAAGCCTAGCTAGTCAAAAAATAGCAATAGATTCACTGTTTTTAGATGAAGGATTTGGAACACTAGATGAAGATAGCCTAGAGTTAGCACTAAATGCACTAAACCTACTACAAAGCAGCGGGAAAATGGTCGGTGTGATTTCACATGTGCAAGCACTGAAAGAGCGAATACCATTGCAGATAAAGGTTGAGCCTCGGGGTGATGGGACTAGTTTTGTTGAGATGAATTAA
- a CDS encoding exonuclease SbcCD subunit D C-terminal domain-containing protein, which yields MKILHTSDWHIGQKFMGKSREEEHKAFLSWLYEIIKKENIDVLIVAGDIFDTGNPPNYALELYYNFLKELFSIKNLYVIITAGNHDSISTLKASKQLLEYMNVHVITSGEENENELIPIYKEDKLQGVVCAVPFLRDSVVRKAISGQTISQKESSLNDGIKQHYINVYKKAITLTKENNLPIIATGHLTTVGSRTSESERDIYIGGTLDIGSDFLGKYFDYVALGHLHINQSVGCNQVRYSGSPIPLSFSEANQRKRVNIVEFLNTEDKTKIEVKEIEIPQYRKLQVLKGNLESVKNELKQIEDKTTWCEIHLKDENPMFANQALREYAQEQELIILAIKIDKSEQKLEAKELKVTSLDELVPQDVFKRRLEIEELEDIKFVDELNLNFRKVVEKVQVK from the coding sequence ATGAAGATATTACACACATCAGATTGGCATATAGGTCAAAAGTTTATGGGAAAAAGCAGGGAAGAAGAGCATAAGGCTTTTTTATCTTGGCTTTATGAGATAATTAAAAAAGAAAATATTGATGTACTTATTGTAGCAGGTGATATATTTGATACAGGAAATCCACCAAATTATGCTTTGGAGCTTTATTATAACTTTTTAAAAGAGTTATTTTCTATAAAAAACTTATATGTAATCATAACAGCAGGAAATCACGACTCTATTTCTACACTAAAAGCTTCAAAGCAATTACTTGAATATATGAATGTACACGTAATAACTTCAGGTGAAGAAAATGAAAATGAACTAATACCTATATACAAAGAAGACAAACTTCAAGGCGTGGTTTGTGCTGTTCCATTTTTACGAGATAGTGTAGTTCGTAAAGCAATAAGCGGTCAAACTATCTCACAAAAGGAATCTTCACTAAATGATGGAATAAAACAACACTATATAAATGTATATAAAAAAGCAATAACACTTACAAAAGAAAATAATCTTCCAATAATTGCAACAGGACATCTTACAACAGTAGGAAGTCGTACAAGTGAAAGTGAAAGAGATATTTATATAGGTGGAACTCTTGATATTGGAAGTGATTTTTTAGGAAAGTATTTTGATTATGTTGCTTTAGGGCATTTACATATAAATCAATCAGTTGGATGTAACCAAGTGAGATATAGCGGTTCGCCAATTCCTTTAAGTTTTTCAGAAGCAAATCAAAGAAAAAGAGTCAATATCGTTGAGTTTTTAAATACAGAAGACAAAACTAAAATAGAAGTAAAAGAAATAGAAATACCACAATATAGAAAACTACAAGTCCTAAAAGGCAATCTTGAATCAGTAAAAAATGAATTAAAACAAATAGAAGATAAAACAACATGGTGTGAAATACATCTAAAAGATGAAAACCCAATGTTTGCAAATCAAGCTCTAAGAGAATATGCCCAAGAACAAGAACTAATTATTTTAGCAATCAAAATAGATAAAAGTGAGCAGAAGCTAGAAGCAAAAGAGTTAAAAGTAACAAGCTTAGATGAGCTAGTACCTCAAGATGTATTTAAAAGAAGATTAGAAATAGAAGAACTAGAAGATATAAAGTTTGTAGATGAGTTAAATCTAAACTTTAGAAAAGTAGTAGAAAAGGTGCAAGTTAAATGA
- a CDS encoding DUF6629 family protein — translation MDIYFAILNFTLSGAIGFIGILTLRQSSTSNEVLFAALPLLFALHQFTEGFVWLGVGGYIEARALELASGIFIYYAQGLLPFIIPLSIYLIEKDSKRKKLLAILSTLGLFLAIYTMYGFYQSPSSVEVVNNTLYYSHPWTENIYDASIYILTTCGSLMLSTSISVQIFGLLNFIGLVIIFLLRPYGFTSLWCFYAAVISTLLYFYFSERRIKFLLDIKEKKNEFSNKLEKELNTLNKRRISILKRVKNS, via the coding sequence ATGGATATATATTTTGCAATTTTAAACTTCACTCTTTCAGGAGCTATTGGTTTTATAGGTATTCTTACTTTACGACAATCAAGTACATCAAATGAAGTTTTATTTGCAGCTTTACCATTACTCTTTGCATTACACCAATTTACAGAAGGTTTTGTATGGCTTGGAGTTGGTGGATATATAGAAGCACGTGCTTTAGAACTTGCTTCTGGGATATTTATTTATTATGCACAAGGTTTACTTCCTTTTATTATTCCTTTATCTATTTATTTAATAGAAAAAGATTCAAAAAGAAAGAAATTATTAGCCATTCTTTCAACTCTTGGTTTGTTCTTGGCAATTTATACTATGTATGGTTTTTATCAAAGTCCTAGTAGTGTAGAAGTAGTAAACAATACTCTTTATTATAGCCATCCATGGACAGAAAATATATATGATGCATCTATTTATATTCTTACTACATGTGGATCATTAATGTTAAGTACTAGTATTTCAGTACAAATTTTTGGTTTATTAAACTTTATTGGATTGGTTATTATCTTTTTATTAAGACCTTATGGATTTACTTCTTTATGGTGTTTTTATGCTGCTGTAATTAGTACACTTTTATATTTTTACTTTTCAGAACGACGTATAAAATTTTTATTAGATATAAAAGAAAAGAAAAATGAGTTTAGTAATAAATTAGAAAAAGAATTAAATACATTAAATAAAAGAAGAATCTCTATTTTAAAAAGAGTTAAAAATAGCTAA
- a CDS encoding MgtC/SapB family protein → MSLNIDLVHFLVVIVFSFLIGLEVKSYRREFSKIDSNNYFFGDVRTYTFIGILGFILFKIDSSMLYLFGFLALTGLYAILYNKNLLENKRSILLFIVMLLVYTFGALIQTQALWMSALLYVSIVFILNSNVNMNKFFKDINITEFETLGKMILLSAVILPLLPDTKVIPYIPMSPFKIWLTVVVISGISYGGYILQKYIFPSKGYYLTGIFGGLYSSTATTVVLARKAKQIGSSNILDAAIISATSVMYLRLIVVSLIFNFNIGKELILPFICLSLSGFIISFLFLRNQKENNQPLDIVDANPLELKTAFLFASLFVTMIILTNFVTKNYGSSGLEVLSFVVGFTDIDPFILSILTGKFSISDIQIITAIMIAAGSNNLLKAIYILWFGGVKNLYKSAIGICIFGIMTIILGLYYEIFL, encoded by the coding sequence ATGAGTTTAAATATTGATTTAGTACATTTCTTAGTTGTAATAGTATTTAGTTTCTTAATTGGACTAGAAGTGAAGTCATATAGAAGAGAGTTTTCCAAAATAGATAGTAATAATTATTTCTTTGGTGATGTTAGAACATATACATTTATAGGAATACTAGGTTTTATTTTATTTAAAATAGATTCTTCAATGTTGTATTTGTTTGGTTTCTTAGCTCTTACAGGTTTGTATGCGATTTTATATAACAAAAATCTATTAGAAAATAAACGAAGTATTTTATTGTTTATTGTTATGTTATTAGTTTATACATTCGGAGCGCTTATACAAACACAAGCGCTGTGGATGAGTGCTCTTTTATATGTGAGTATTGTATTTATTTTAAATTCAAATGTTAATATGAATAAATTTTTTAAAGATATTAATATCACAGAATTTGAAACACTTGGTAAAATGATACTTCTTTCCGCTGTAATCTTGCCACTTTTACCTGATACAAAAGTTATTCCATATATACCAATGTCACCTTTTAAAATATGGCTTACCGTTGTTGTTATTTCTGGAATTAGTTATGGTGGATATATTTTACAAAAATACATTTTTCCATCAAAAGGTTACTATCTAACAGGAATATTTGGAGGTTTATACTCTTCAACTGCAACAACAGTAGTTTTAGCAAGAAAAGCTAAGCAAATTGGAAGTTCTAATATCTTAGATGCTGCAATTATATCTGCAACATCAGTTATGTATTTGCGTTTAATAGTTGTATCATTGATATTTAATTTTAATATTGGTAAAGAGTTAATACTTCCTTTTATTTGTTTATCATTATCTGGATTTATAATCTCATTTTTATTTCTTAGAAACCAAAAAGAAAATAATCAACCCTTAGATATAGTAGATGCAAATCCATTAGAGCTAAAAACTGCATTTTTATTTGCAAGTTTATTTGTTACTATGATAATACTTACTAATTTTGTTACAAAAAACTATGGATCATCAGGTTTAGAAGTTTTATCTTTTGTAGTAGGTTTTACAGATATTGATCCTTTTATATTATCAATCTTAACTGGAAAATTTAGTATTAGTGATATTCAAATCATTACCGCGATTATGATAGCAGCAGGAAGCAATAATCTTTTAAAAGCTATCTATATTTTATGGTTTGGTGGAGTAAAGAACTTATATAAATCAGCTATAGGAATCTGTATCTTTGGTATAATGACTATTATACTAGGTTTGTATTATGAAATTTTTTTATAA
- a CDS encoding plasma-membrane proton-efflux P-type ATPase: protein MKDKDLDILTGLSEEEVQKRIKKYGYNELNEKQVNWLNRLFKRFWGPIPWMIEIAAILSAVAQRWEDFSVIILMLFINAFVDFYQESKALNAIAVLKKKLAREALVLRDGKWKTINSKEVVPDDIIKIKIGDVVAADCILLGGEDFIQVDQSALTGESLPVNKQINESLYANAIIKQGEMIAKVTATGLNTYFGKTVGLVAKAEKQEHGHFQSMVIKVGNYLIIMTLFLIGIIIWHGINSNEPLLELLIFALILTISAIPVAMPAVLTVTMALGARVLATKQAIVTKLSAIEEAAGMDILCSDKTGTLTQNKMSLAEPYLVRNYTIDELMLYGAYASKKENKDPIEKPIFEYISDNKLEEKLNEIKITKFISFDPIHKKTEAIFNNEVSYIKGAPQIIIELCDENLNEKKSDYAQVENFAKKGFRTLGVAYKQKDENKYHFVGLIALYDLPRMDSKQAITEANKKGVSVKMITGDNIAVAKYISNILQIGDDIEDIKELKGQNQKEYIYLSEILSRSIVKTLNTSSTDKEIDESVEKIVNEVQKELNNKPIPIGNVKKHESEIVRIIENANGFAQVLPEDKYFIVDELQKADHIVGMTGDGVNDAPALKKADCGIAVSGATDAARAAADIVLMAPGLTVIVDAIEQARIVFERMKSYVVYRIAETVRILMFMTLSIVLFDFYPITAIMIIILALLNDIPIMAIAYDNTKVEEKPVRWDMKNVFILSTWLGIAGVLSSFAIFYIVMIYLKANPQSAFLPELPMWVDINDEKSFLGFVQTLFFVKLIIAGHYTIFNTRIADWFFKKPHPSWQLFFASFITALLGTALGLYSFDLLPRINWQWALFLWVYVSIWFVFNDIIKMAVIKYNKKRSLK, encoded by the coding sequence ATGAAAGATAAAGATTTAGATATCTTAACAGGATTGAGTGAAGAAGAAGTTCAAAAAAGAATTAAAAAATATGGTTATAACGAATTAAATGAAAAACAAGTTAATTGGCTAAATCGACTTTTTAAAAGATTTTGGGGACCAATTCCTTGGATGATAGAAATTGCAGCTATTCTTTCTGCTGTTGCACAAAGGTGGGAAGATTTTTCAGTTATTATACTGATGCTTTTTATAAATGCTTTTGTAGATTTTTATCAAGAATCAAAAGCACTTAATGCAATAGCTGTTTTAAAGAAGAAACTTGCAAGAGAAGCATTAGTTCTAAGAGATGGAAAGTGGAAAACTATTAATTCAAAAGAAGTTGTTCCTGATGATATTATCAAAATAAAAATTGGTGATGTAGTTGCTGCTGATTGTATTCTCTTAGGTGGTGAAGATTTTATTCAAGTGGATCAATCGGCATTAACAGGTGAATCCTTACCTGTAAATAAACAAATAAATGAAAGCTTATATGCAAATGCAATTATAAAACAAGGTGAAATGATTGCAAAAGTAACTGCAACTGGATTAAATACATACTTTGGTAAAACAGTTGGTTTAGTTGCAAAAGCTGAAAAACAAGAACATGGTCACTTTCAATCAATGGTTATAAAAGTTGGGAATTATTTAATCATTATGACACTTTTTTTAATCGGTATTATTATTTGGCATGGTATAAATAGTAATGAACCTCTTTTAGAATTATTGATTTTTGCACTTATTTTAACAATCTCAGCAATTCCTGTTGCAATGCCTGCTGTTCTAACTGTTACAATGGCATTGGGAGCTAGAGTTTTAGCTACAAAACAAGCTATTGTTACAAAACTTTCAGCTATTGAAGAAGCAGCTGGAATGGATATTCTTTGTTCTGATAAAACAGGAACACTTACACAAAATAAAATGAGTTTGGCAGAACCATATTTAGTAAGAAATTATACAATTGATGAATTAATGCTTTATGGTGCATATGCTAGTAAAAAAGAGAATAAAGACCCAATTGAAAAACCAATTTTTGAATATATAAGTGATAATAAATTAGAAGAAAAACTAAATGAAATCAAAATAACAAAATTTATATCTTTTGATCCTATACATAAGAAAACTGAAGCAATTTTCAACAATGAAGTAAGTTATATAAAAGGTGCACCTCAAATTATTATTGAATTATGTGATGAAAATTTAAATGAAAAGAAATCAGATTATGCACAAGTAGAAAACTTTGCAAAAAAAGGTTTTAGAACATTAGGTGTGGCATACAAACAAAAAGATGAGAATAAATATCATTTTGTAGGATTAATTGCACTTTATGATTTGCCAAGAATGGATTCTAAACAAGCTATAACAGAAGCAAATAAAAAAGGTGTATCAGTAAAAATGATAACAGGCGATAATATTGCTGTAGCTAAATATATTTCTAATATACTTCAAATTGGTGATGATATAGAGGATATCAAAGAATTAAAAGGACAAAATCAAAAAGAGTATATATATCTCTCAGAAATATTATCACGTTCAATAGTTAAAACATTAAATACAAGTAGTACAGATAAAGAAATAGATGAAAGTGTTGAAAAAATAGTTAATGAAGTACAAAAAGAATTAAATAATAAACCTATTCCTATAGGTAATGTAAAAAAACATGAATCAGAAATAGTTAGGATAATAGAAAACGCAAATGGCTTTGCACAAGTTCTTCCTGAAGATAAATATTTTATTGTTGATGAATTACAAAAAGCAGATCATATTGTAGGAATGACAGGTGATGGGGTAAATGATGCTCCTGCACTTAAAAAAGCTGATTGTGGTATTGCTGTTAGTGGTGCAACAGATGCTGCACGAGCTGCTGCTGATATTGTGCTTATGGCACCAGGGCTTACAGTAATAGTTGATGCAATTGAACAAGCAAGAATTGTATTTGAGAGAATGAAAAGTTATGTCGTTTATAGAATAGCTGAAACTGTTAGAATACTTATGTTTATGACACTTTCAATAGTATTGTTTGATTTCTATCCTATTACTGCAATAATGATTATTATACTAGCTCTTTTAAATGATATTCCAATTATGGCAATAGCTTATGATAATACAAAAGTTGAAGAAAAACCCGTAAGATGGGATATGAAAAATGTATTTATTTTATCAACTTGGTTGGGAATTGCAGGAGTATTAAGCTCCTTTGCTATTTTTTATATAGTTATGATTTATTTAAAAGCCAATCCTCAAAGTGCTTTTTTACCAGAACTTCCAATGTGGGTGGATATAAATGATGAAAAATCATTTTTAGGTTTTGTACAAACTTTATTTTTTGTAAAATTAATTATTGCAGGGCATTATACTATTTTTAATACAAGAATAGCAGATTGGTTTTTTAAAAAACCTCATCCCTCATGGCAATTATTTTTTGCATCTTTTATAACAGCATTATTAGGAACAGCTCTTGGTTTATATAGTTTTGATTTACTTCCTAGAATTAACTGGCAATGGGCATTATTCTTATGGGTTTATGTAAGTATTTGGTTTGTATTTAATGATATTATTAAAATGGCAGTTATAAAATATAATAAAAAAAGAAGTTTAAAATGA
- a CDS encoding DoxX family protein: MEKINTSCNYDNSAKLILRLTIGFLMLFHGLGKISHGVSGLEGMFANSGLPSFIAYGAYLGEVIAPLMLIIGFKVRIAAVLIIGTMATAIGLAHLNDIFTRTDQGAWAIELQMLYLLGSLSILLQGAGKYSLDYLRK; encoded by the coding sequence ATGGAAAAAATAAATACAAGTTGCAATTATGACAATAGTGCAAAACTTATATTAAGACTCACAATAGGTTTTTTAATGTTATTTCATGGTCTTGGAAAAATATCACATGGTGTTTCAGGTTTAGAAGGGATGTTTGCAAATTCAGGATTACCATCATTTATAGCTTACGGTGCATATTTAGGTGAAGTAATAGCTCCACTAATGCTAATAATTGGTTTTAAAGTTAGAATAGCAGCAGTATTGATTATTGGAACAATGGCTACAGCAATTGGACTTGCACATCTAAACGATATTTTTACAAGAACAGATCAAGGAGCATGGGCTATTGAACTTCAAATGTTATATCTTTTAGGATCATTAAGTATTTTATTACAAGGTGCTGGAAAATATAGTTTAGATTATTTAAGAAAATAA